One genomic segment of Brassica napus cultivar Da-Ae chromosome A3, Da-Ae, whole genome shotgun sequence includes these proteins:
- the LOC106444050 gene encoding protein IQ-domain 26, whose product MGRASRWFKGIFGMKKRKEKESGVPGDGGGETGRSHIYGKTFQADSVWLRTYLAETDIEQNKHAIAVAAATAAAADAAVAAAQAAVAVVRLTSNGRGGGYSGTTMERWATVKIQTIFKGYLARKALRALKGLVKLQALVRGYLVRKCAAETFHSMQALIRAQTSVRSQRINRNNILHPRQYSLEKSDDSRSDIHSKRISVSVEKHSNNNTYNETSPKIVEIDTYKTKSRSRRLNVDVSEHEDDIEWSFPGDKCKFPTAQNTPRFYSSAVNNHHYYYTPPSPAKSVCRDPYFRPSHPGLMSPSYMANTQSFKAKVRSHSAPRQRPDKKKLSLEEIMAARSSVSGVRMAQPQQEKRSSCSYDRQFPQERVDFRYYN is encoded by the exons ATGGGCAGAGCATCGAGATGGTTTAAAGGCATTTTCGGcatgaaaaagagaaaagagaaagagagcgGAGTTCCCGGCGACGGAGGAGGAGAAACCGGTAGGTCCCACATTTACGGAAAAACATTCCAAGCAGACTCTGTCTGGCTCAGAACCTACTTGGCAGAAACAGATATAGAACAGAACAAACACGCTATTGCGGTTGCTGCCGCCACTGCCGCAGCCGCAGACGCAGCAGTTGCAGCGGCTCAAGCTGCCGTCGCGGTTGTCAGGCTAACAAGTAACGGAAGAGGGGGAGGATATTCCGGGACCACAATGGAACGATGGGCCACCGTTAAAATTCAAACAATCTTCAAGGGCTATTTG GCGAGGAAAGCATTAAGAGCGTTGAAAGGTCTAGTGAAGCTACAAGCTTTGGTGAGAGGATACTTGGTCCGCAAATGCGCCGCTGAAACGTTTCATAGCATGCAAGCTCTCATCAGAGCACAAACTAGCGTTCGGTCTCAACGCATCAACCGCAACAACATATTACATCCTAGACAATATTCTCTT GAGAAATCTGATGATTCGAGAAGCGATATCCATAGCAAGAGAATATCAGTCTCTGTCGAGAAACATAGCAACAACAACACGTACAATGAGACCAGTCCCAAGATTGTTGAGATTGACACTTACAAGACAAAGTCAAGATCGAGGAGACTGAACGTTGATGTATCTGAACATGAAGATGATATTGAGTGGAGTTTTCCAGGAGATAAATGTAAGTTTCCTACGGCGCAAAACACGCCGAGATTCTATTCGTCAGCAGTGAATAATCATCACTACTACTACACACCACCTTCGCCAGCAAAGAGCGTTTGTAGAGACCCTTATTTTAGACcaagtcatcctggtttgatgtcACCGAGCTATATGGCTAATACACAGTCGTTTAAGGCCAAGGTGCGTTCCCATAGTGCGCCGAGACAGCGTCCTGATAAAAAGAAGTTGTCGCTTGAAGAGATTATGGCGGCTAGAAGTAGCGTTAGCGGCGTGAGGATGGCCCAACCACAGCAAGAAAAACGCTCTTCTTGTTCTTATGATCGTCAGTTTCCTCAAGAACGGGTGGATTTTAGATACTATAATTAG